AATATAATGGGCTTAGATTTATGTTTTTCAAGACCAGCAAAATCTTTTTGCTTGAGTTTTTCCGCGCTCACCTGCTCGGAACCCGCAATATGGCCTTGGTTAAACTCTTTTGCTGCACGCATATCGAATACCTGACCATCTTGGCGGTTAACTAGCATAGTTAACTGCTGAGGATTAATTTGTCTAATTTTAGAAAACTGACTCTTAAACCAACTACTCACTAACATCGCGGCTAACACAACCCAAATGATGCTAAGTACCGGATGGTTACCTAAAAACGCAACGTATTGTTCCATTAATTTATCAACCAAAAATTATTAAACGATAAAGTGGCAGCAAGTATACCTGCTTTATTCTCGACAAAACAGACTTGTTCAACATGAGCAAATATCAATCTCAAAGTTGATAATTCATCGCTGTGGGGCTGAATATTCATACAAAAACAGGTATTCTACTTACCAGCAACCAGAGCAAGCTTATCGAAGCGCTGCAGCCCAAGTTAGTAAATCTAACCTTGTAGCGTTTGCTATAAGACATCAACATCGTGCCTAATTCAGGATTTCAGGAGCGCAAATGACAGCTAAGAAAAAGCCATTGGTATTAATGATTTTAGACGGTTGGGGCTATCGCGAAGAAAGCGAGAGCAATGCTATTTTAGCAGCCAATACCCCAGTATTAGATGAACTATGGCGCTCTGCTCCGCACACCTTGATTTCAGGTTCAGGTCTTGATGTTGGTCTACCTGATGGGCAAATGGGGAATTCCGAAGTTGGCCACGTTAACCTTGGTGCAGGACGTGTGGTTTATCAAGACTTCACGCGGATCACTAAAGCGATTGACGATGGTGAGTTTGAGCACAATCCAGCTCTGGTTGAGAATATCGACAAAGCAGTGGCAAAGGGCAAAGCCGTTCACCTAATGGGATTATTGAGCCCTGGTGGCGTTCACAGCCATGAAGACCACATTGTTGCGGCAATTAAATTAGCAGCTGAGCGCGGTGCAACCGTTTATTTGCACGCATTTTTGGATGGCCGCGATACACCACCTCGTAGCGCACAAGCGTCAATTGAAAAAATGGAAGCCTTGATGCAGTCACTCAATTGTGGCCGCCTAGCGTCTATTATTGGTCGCTACTATGCTATGGACCGTGACAATCGTTGGGACCGCGTCGAGTCTGCTTATAACCTGATGGTAAGTGGCGACGCTGATTTTACTTATAGTAATGGCGTTGAAGCGCTACAAGCAGCTTACGCGCGTGATGAAAATGATGAGTTTGTTAAAGCATCTGTGATCACCGAAGCAGGGCAACCTGCCGCAACTATCAATGATGGTGATACGGTTATCTTTATGAACTTCCGTGCAGACCGAGCGCGCCAGATGACCCGCGCTTTTGTCGATGCCGACTTTAACGGCTTCGAAAAACGCAAAGCACCGGACCTAAGTGCGTTTGTTATGATGACTGAGTACGCCGCCGACATTAACGCCCCTATCGCTTTCGCGCCTGAAGCACTTGTCAATGTGCTAGGTGAATGGCTAGCTAAGCACAACAAAACTCAGCTGCGTATTTCAGAAACAGAAAAATATGCTCATGTCACTTTCTTCTTTAGCGGCGGTCGCGAAGATCTCTTTGAAGGTGAGAAACGTGAACTTATTCCTTCTCCACAAGTTGCCACTTACGACTTACAGCCAGAGATGAACTCAGAAATGCTAACTGATAAGTTAGTTGAAGCCATTCATAGCGGTGAATTCGACGTGATTATTTGTAACTACCCGAATGGTGACATGGTTGGACACTCGGGCGTATTTGAAGCTGCGGTGAAGGCATGTGAAGCAGTTGATAAATGCATTGGTCGCGTAGTTGAGGCACTAAAAGAAACCGGTGGTGAAGCTCTGATCACAGCAGACCACGGCAATGCTGAGCAAATGCAAAACCCGAAAACGGGCCAAGCTCACACAGCACACACCAGTGAGCCAGTACCATTTATTTATGTAGGTCGTGATGCAGAGCCACAAGCAGGAAAAGCACTAAGCGATGTTGCACCAACAATGCTGCATTTACTTGGTATGGAGCAGCCTAGCGAGATGACAGGCACTCCAATTATGCGTTTAAAATAACGGCCTGCCTGTATGC
This portion of the Pseudoalteromonas sp. GCY genome encodes:
- a CDS encoding rhodanese-like domain-containing protein, whose translation is MEQYVAFLGNHPVLSIIWVVLAAMLVSSWFKSQFSKIRQINPQQLTMLVNRQDGQVFDMRAAKEFNQGHIAGSEQVSAEKLKQKDFAGLEKHKSKPIILVCNTGMTASAVADNMHKAGFEQVFVLSGGIGAWQSAGLPISNGK
- the gpmM gene encoding 2,3-bisphosphoglycerate-independent phosphoglycerate mutase produces the protein MTAKKKPLVLMILDGWGYREESESNAILAANTPVLDELWRSAPHTLISGSGLDVGLPDGQMGNSEVGHVNLGAGRVVYQDFTRITKAIDDGEFEHNPALVENIDKAVAKGKAVHLMGLLSPGGVHSHEDHIVAAIKLAAERGATVYLHAFLDGRDTPPRSAQASIEKMEALMQSLNCGRLASIIGRYYAMDRDNRWDRVESAYNLMVSGDADFTYSNGVEALQAAYARDENDEFVKASVITEAGQPAATINDGDTVIFMNFRADRARQMTRAFVDADFNGFEKRKAPDLSAFVMMTEYAADINAPIAFAPEALVNVLGEWLAKHNKTQLRISETEKYAHVTFFFSGGREDLFEGEKRELIPSPQVATYDLQPEMNSEMLTDKLVEAIHSGEFDVIICNYPNGDMVGHSGVFEAAVKACEAVDKCIGRVVEALKETGGEALITADHGNAEQMQNPKTGQAHTAHTSEPVPFIYVGRDAEPQAGKALSDVAPTMLHLLGMEQPSEMTGTPIMRLK